The Bos taurus isolate L1 Dominette 01449 registration number 42190680 breed Hereford chromosome 13, ARS-UCD2.0, whole genome shotgun sequence genome contains a region encoding:
- the LOC112449235 gene encoding CLK4-associating serine/arginine rich protein-like — MNSRRGAGPGRPPARASPRGRACHPSSRGPGPAASSPGTGRPGGGGGAAAAGRASRSWAGARRLAGRDALTRRRLQWRRRQGQRRRRQRQRQRQRRGPGGATSASAGQAGRSTGSHAPRLRAAPRRDGSRALVPVLRGGMGQAQSVTWACPGALQAQPRRCEEEQPANASIHRKPLSAGCSPLYPTPRPKRPANNPRRGAQALRLAVLALGSGLLRLPPSPHPGHLAGLPTPVALLQHGFWMGLFFSSSGICNIFPRPRSAEGERPGMLALPPSGGPECP, encoded by the exons ATGAACAGCCGGCGCGGCGCGGGGCCAGGGCGCCCGCCGGCTCGGGCCTCCCCGCGAGGCCGGGCCTGTCACCCGAGCTCTCGCGGCCCCGGGCCCGCCGCCTCCTCCCCGGGCACCGGCcggccgggcggcggcggcggcgcggcggcTGCCGGGCGCGCGAGCCGCTCGTGGGCAGGCGCGAGGCGGCTAGCGGGACGGGACGCACTGACTAGGCGCCGACTCCAATGGCGGCGGCGGCAGGGGCAGCGGCGGCGACGGCAGCGGCAGCGGCAGCGGCAGCGGCGGGGACCAGGCGGCGCGACGTCAGCTAGCGCGGGGCAGGCCGGGAGGTCGACGGGCAGCCACGCGCCGCGCCTGCGCGCTGCCCCCCGGCGGGACGGATCTCGCGCCCTGGTCCCAGTCTTGCGCGGCGGGATGGGGCAAGCCCAGTCAGTAACATGGGCATGTCCTGGAGCGCTGCAGGCCCAGCCCCGCAG GTGTGAAGAAGAGCAACCCGCGAATGCGAGCATCCACCGAAAGCCACTTTCAGCGGGCTGCAGTCCGCTCTACCCCACACCTCGCCCCAAACGCCCCGCCAACAACCCTCGGAGGGGAGCCCAGGCTCTGAGGTTAGCGGTCCTCGCCCTGGGCTCGGGCCTCCTGAGATTGCCGCCTA GCCCCCATCCTGGACACCTAGCAGGCCTCCCAACTCCTGTGGCCCTGCTCCAACATGGCTTCTGGATGGGTCTCTTCTTTTCCAGCTCTGGCATTTGTAACATCTTCCCAAGGCCTAGATCTGCTGAAGGTGAAAGGCCTGGAATGCTGGCTCTCCCACCTTCTGGTGGCCCCGAGTGTCCCTAG